A window of Cellulomonas wangleii genomic DNA:
GGTGCGGTCGTCAACGCCGGCGACGGGATGCACCAGCACCCCACCCAGGCCCTGCTCGACGCGTACACGCTGCGCCGCCACCTCGTCGGTGACGGTGGCCGCGCCGACGTCACCGGCCGCGACCTGTCCGGTGCGCACGTCGCCGTCGTGGGGGACGTCCTGCACTCCCGGGTCGCCCGCTCCAACGTGCAGCTGCTGCGCACCCTCGGTGCCCGCGTCACGCTGGTCGCACCGCCCACGCTCGTGCCCGTCGGTGTGCACGCCTGGCCCGCCGAGGTGTCCTACGACCTGGACGACGTCCTGGCCACCGGACCCGACGCCGTCATGATGCTGCGCGTCCAGCGCGAGCGGATGTCGAGCGCCGGCGGCGGGTTCTTCCCCAGCCCGCTGGAGTACACCCGCAACTACGGGCTGGACGCACGCCGCCTGGCGATGCTGCCCGACCACGCCGTCGTCCTGCACCCCGGACCCATGAACCGGGGCCTGGAGATCTCGGCCGACGCGGCCGACTCGCCGCGCGCCGTGATCGTCGAGCAGGTCGCCAACGGCGTCGCGGTCCGCATGGCCGTGCTGTACCTGCTGCTGGCGGGCGGCGACACCGCCCGCGGCGAGGCACCCGCCGGGCGCACGGGGGACCACCAGGAGCGCACCGACGTGCGCACGGACGAGACGAGGACGCACGCGTGACGACCCACCTGCTGACCGGCGCCCGCCCCCTGGGCGGCGAGCCCACGGACGTCCTGCTGGCCGACGGCGTGGTCGCCGCGATCGGCGCCGAGGCCCGCCGCCCCGGTGCCCACGTGGTCGCAGCCGAGGGCCTGGTGCTGCTGCCCGGGCTCGTCGACCTGCACACCCACCTGCGCGAGCCGGGCCGCGAGGACGCCGAGACCGTCGAGTCCGGCACCCGGGCCGCCGCGCTCGGCGGCTTCACCGCCGTGCACGCCATGGCGAACACCACCCCCACGCAGGACACCGCGGGCGTCGTCGAGCAGGTCTGGCGCCTGGGCCGCGACGCCGGCTGGTGCGACGTGCACCCCGTGGGCGCCGTCACCGTCGGGCTCGCGGGGGAGCGGCTCGCCGAGCTCTCCGCCATGGCCCGGTCCGCCGCCGCGGTGCGCGTCTTCTCCGACGACGGCAAGTGCGTGCACGACCCCGTCGTCATGCGCCGCGCCCTGGAGTACGTCAAGGCGTTCGACGGCGTCGTCGCCCAGCACGCCCAGGAGCCCCGGCTCACCGAGGGCGCCCAGATGCACGAGGGCGTCGTGTCCGCCGAGCTCGGCCTCACCGGCTGGCCCGCGGTCGCCGAGGAGGCCGTC
This region includes:
- a CDS encoding aspartate carbamoyltransferase catalytic subunit, giving the protein MRHLLSAADLGLDEAVLVLDTAAQMAATQAREIKKLPTLRGRTVVNLFFEDSTRTRISFETAAKRLSADVINFSAKGSSVSKGESLKDTALTLQAMGADAVVIRHQASGAPHTLAHAGWTHGAVVNAGDGMHQHPTQALLDAYTLRRHLVGDGGRADVTGRDLSGAHVAVVGDVLHSRVARSNVQLLRTLGARVTLVAPPTLVPVGVHAWPAEVSYDLDDVLATGPDAVMMLRVQRERMSSAGGGFFPSPLEYTRNYGLDARRLAMLPDHAVVLHPGPMNRGLEISADAADSPRAVIVEQVANGVAVRMAVLYLLLAGGDTARGEAPAGRTGDHQERTDVRTDETRTHA